A genomic window from Chanos chanos chromosome 14, fChaCha1.1, whole genome shotgun sequence includes:
- the zgpat gene encoding zinc finger CCCH-type with G patch domain-containing protein has protein sequence MDEGSLRAAIEAYQIQLQQVEAALCAGVDSAQQTDLLKLKEDILQLIELTESSLVSVKKSQLLASLEESSTPRPVAQETSELSGQRDHLDNEFTVFYSEVAGLSGTASEGGETATHDKVEEDDSDDREEEYEEEEELSGTKVQAPYRSSWGTLEYHNAMVVGSEEPDGDEAQVRVLYLYPTHKAMKPCQFFLEGKCRFMDNCRFSHGEVVHVSELREFLAVDLTALEVGSSCLAKHHDGLWFPAKITDIDGGFYTVKFDSLLLKEAVLEADAVIPPMRQEEQPSSESEDDDGEDFDAAYAKVFNVGKDESCAMASSSALGGWEVHTRGIGSKLMLKMGYEFGKGLGKSLEGRVEPVQALVLPKGRSLDQCAEFTQKKTQAALAKDGSTGTKRKQKKRQISSQKTQHNVFDFLNSKLGDAEPAASPQQSLPTAGKEDAYRGGKTTKKSLNVRLFQAAEKMAQTEKEIQRLTESLKRRNGRDAAVISRLEERLCASRNALQQLKAQEQSIIHQQKKADTHKKMTEF, from the exons ATGGATGAAGGAAGCCTTCGCGCGGCCATTGAGGCGTACCAAATCCAGTTGCAGCAAGTTGAGGCTGCACTGTGTGCAGGTGTGGATTCAGCTCAGCAGACAGATCTACTGAAGCTGAAAGAGGACATTCTTCAGCTAATCGAGCTGACAGAATCTAGCCTGGTTTCTGTGAAGAAGAGCCAACTATTGGCCTCGCTGGAAGAATCTTCCACTCCGCGACCTGTAGCACAGGAAACTTCAGAGCTGTCCGGACAAAGAGATCATTTGGATAATGAATTTACTGTTTTCTATTCAGAAGTGGCAGGACTGTCGGGCACAGCTAGTGAAGGAGGGGAGACCGCAACACATGACAAAGTTGAAGAAGATGACAGTGATGACCGTGAGGAAGAgtatgaggaagaggaggagcttAGCGGTACTAAAGTACAAGCGCCGTACCGCTCCTCTTGGGGGACTCTGGAGTACCACAATGCCATGGTGGTGGGGTCTGAAGAGCCAGACGGCGACGAGGCCCAAGTCCGTGTGCTTTATCTCTACCCAACACATAAAGCCATGAAACCCTGTCAGTTCTTCCTAGAGGGGAAGTGTCGTTTCATGGATAACTGCAG GTTTTCCCATGGAGAGGTGGTGCATGTATCCGAATTGCGTGAATTTCTGGCCGTCGATCTCACAGCTCTGGAGGTGGGGTCATCATGCCTGGCCAAACACCACGACGGCCTGTGGTTCCCTGCCAAAATTACAG ACATAGATGGTGGTTTTTACACCGTGAAGTTTGACTCGCTCCTCCTGAAAGAAGCAGTGCTTGAGGCTGACGCTGTAATTCCGCCAATGCGACAGGAGGAACAGCCCTCCTCTGAGTCTGAGGATGACGATGGTGAAGACTTTGACGCTGCATATGCTAAAG ttttcaatgtTGGCAAAGACGAGAGCTGTGCAATGGCCAGTAGCTCTGCTCTGGGTGGCTGGGAGGTACACACTCGAGGAATAGGCTCTAAACTCATGTTGAAAATGGGCTATGAGTTTGGGAAAG gtttggGAAAGAGTCTGGAGGGTCGGGTGGAGCCAGTGCAGGCGCTGGTTCTGCCAAAAGGTCGTTCTTTGGACCAGTGTGCCGAATTCACCCAGAAGAAGACCCAGGCCGCACTGGCCAAAGATGGCTCTACGGGGACCAAacgaaaacagaaaaagaggcaGATTTCCTCTCAAAAGACCCAGCATAACGTGTTTGATTTTCTCAATTCCAAGTTGGGCGATGCAGAGCCAGCTGCTTCACCTCAGCAGTCTTTACCCACCGCAGGCAAAGAGGACGCTTACCGTGGGGGAAAGACCACAAAGAAATCTCTGAATGTCCGACTCTTCCAAGCCGCTGAGAAAATGgcgcagacagagaaagaaatccaGCGTCTGACTGAGTCTCTGAAGAGAAGAAACGGAAG aGATGCGGCAGTGATTAGCCGTCTGGAGGAGAGACTGTGCGCGTCACGCAATGCCCTGCAGCAACTGAAGGCCCAGGAGCAGAGTATCATACATCAGCAGAAGAAAGCAGACACGCACAAAAAGATGACTGAGTTCTGA
- the LOC115827280 gene encoding tumor necrosis factor receptor superfamily member 6B, protein MHKSIKYTDTCGFPLKTLRERSSAFSRIRIIEVSSYFLCLLTPLFLSTQFVKYILPLLAASVLGEIQQTPTYRWIDKVTGESLVCNKCPPGTYVKTHCTKDRATECETCPQSYYTELWNYIEKCLFCDYPCSADQKETVPCNASHNRVCECKDGYFLKYEFCMRHTPCPPGEGVVRNGTAHRDVECAPCPHGFFSSDSSTTQACQKHSQCPAELIAIPGNSKMDTFCSSCRTDTNTEEGRLICDQEAARFLLQHDIPLKTHNKLVREARRRAVSIIKEASLKDILELIKTAEPSKPLVPVIVEILEKTRLHNLKRKITEWFLVEGISE, encoded by the exons ATGCACAAG TCTATCAAATATACAGACACTTGTGGATTCCCACTTAAAACATTACGTGAACGCTCGAGCGCCTTTTCGAGGATACGAATTATAGAAGTAAGTTCTTACTTTCTTTGTCTATTAACCCCGTTGTTTCTTTCTACACAGTTTGTGAAATACATTTTGCCACTCCTGGCCGCCTCGGTGCTGGGCGAAATCCAACAGACCCCAACCTACCGGTGGATTGACAAAGTTACAGGAGAATCCTTGGTTTGTAACAAGTGTCCTCCTGGCACGTACGTCAAAACGCACTGTACGAAGGACAGAGCAACCGAATGTGAAACTTGCCCGCAGTCCTATTACACCGAACTGTGGAACTACATTGAGAAATGCCTGTTCTGTGACTATCCATGTTCGGCAGACCAGAAGGAGACAGTACCTTGCAATGCATCCCACAACCGTGTTTGTGAATGTAAAGATGGATATTtcttaaaatatgaattttgtATGAGACATACGCCTTGTCCACCCGGTGAGGGAGTCGTTAGAAACG GGACAGCACATCGTGATGTTGAGTGTGCCCCGTGTCCACATGGCTTTTTCTCATCAGACAGCTCAACAACTCAGGCCTGTCAGAAACACTCGCAGTGCCCTGCTGAATTGATCGCCATTCCTGGCAACAGCAAGATGGATACATTCTGTTCATCTTGTAGGActgatacaaacacagaggaag GTCGGTTAATTTGCGATCAGGAGGCAGCCAGATTCTTGCTCCAGCATGACATACCCCTTAAAACGCACAACAAACTTGTTAGAGAAGCAAGAAGAAGAGCTGTAAGCATCATCAAAGAGGCATCTCTCAAAGACATCCTCGAGCTCATCAAAACAGCAGAACCTAGCAAGCCTCTGGTCCCTGTGATTGTAGAGATCTTAGAAAAAACACGACTACacaatttaaaaaggaaaattacGGAATGGTTCCTTGTTGAGGGTATCTCAGAATAG
- the chrna4b gene encoding neuronal acetylcholine receptor subunit alpha-4b gives MMTTNVWVKQEWNDYKLRWNPEEYENVTSIRIPSEIIWRPDIVLYNNADGDFAVTHLTKAQLFYDGRIKWMPPAIYKSSCSIDVTFFPFDQQNCTMKFGSWTYDRAKIDLVSMGSQVDQMDYWESGEWIIVKAVGTYNTKKYECCTEIYPDITYSFIIRRLPLFYTINLIIPCLLISCLTVLVFYLPSDCGEKITLCISVLLSLTVFLLLITEIIPSTSLVIPLIGEYLLFTMIFVTLSIIITVFVLNVHHRSPRTHSMPHWVRQVFLHLVPRYLFMKRPPATGKRNCKKLIEMIHRTTDVSHSVLPGNTFLSFHPDSPQILAPSALPLSSGLLPEEPVSKGQLFSKSPNSQYSILQEDSAQLGLTTGTSSAASSPSTCPTTPLGPQLHHLPACRVKSETIPLKASHNSVESVFTDGKGSQHCHLHGCSGLQKHSPVEDGNDGQGLCKRHMLSDPQTSSSSSSSCKGPTTQDLVSTVSPSLQLAIEGVQYIADHLRAEDTDFSVREDWKYVAMVIDRIFLWMFVLVCILGTVGLFLPPWLAGMI, from the exons CGCTGATGGTGACTTTGCAGTCACCCATCTAACGAAAGCTCAGCTATTCTATGATGGCAGAATCAAGTGGATGCCTCCTGCAATCTACAAGAGTTCCTGCAGCATCGATGTCACATTCTTCCCTTTCGACCAGCAGAACTGCACCATGAAATTCGGCTCCTGGACATATGATCGTGCCAAAATAGACCTAGTGAGCATGGGCAGCCAAGTGGATCAGATGGACTACTGGGAGAGTGGAGAGTGGATCATCGTAAAAGCAGTAGGAACTTACAACACCAAGAAGTACGAGTGCTGCACAGAGATCTATCCTGACATCACTTACTCCTTCATCATCCGCCGTCTTCCTCTTTTCTACACCATTAACCTCATCATTCCCTGTTTGCTTATTTCCTGTCTGACGGTGCTGGTTTTCTACCTTCCATCCGACTGTGGTGAAAAGATCACACTCTGTATATCTGTACTTCTCTCCCTCACCGTCTTTCTCTTGCTTATCACCGAAATCATCCCGTCCACCTCGCTGGTCATCCCACTCATTGGCGAGTATCTGCTCTTTACCATGATCTTCGTCACCctctccatcatcatcaccgtGTTTGTGTTGAACGTCCATCACCGTTCACCCCGAACCCACAGCATGCCTCACTGGGTCCGTCAGGTGTTCCTCCACCTGGTTCCTCGCTACCTGTTCATGAAACGCCCACCCGCCACAGGAAAGAGGAACTGTAAGAAACTCATTGAGATGATTCACAGGACCACAGATGTCTCCCACTCCGTTTTGCCTGGAAACACCTTCTTGAGTTTTCATCCAGACAGTCCCCAAATCCTGGCACCATCAGCCCTTCCATTATCTTCAGGCCTTCTGCCAGAAGAACCAGTCTCTAAGGGCCAGCTGTTCAGTAAATCACCTAACAGCCAATACTCCATCCTCCAGGAGGATTCAGCCCAGCTGGGCCTTACGACAGGCACCTCCTCTGCAGCCTCTAGTCCTTCCACCTGCCCCACCACACCTCTTGGCCCTCAGCTTCATCACCTCCCTGCCTGCAGAGTTAAATCTGAGACCATCCCTCTTAAGGCAAGCCACAACAGTGTTGAAAGTGTTTTTACAGATGGGAAAGGTTCACAGCACTGTCACCTGCATGGCTGCTCGGGCTTGCAGAAACATAGTCCCGTAGAAGATGGAAATGATGGCCAAGGGTTGTGCAAGAGGCACATGCTGTCGGATCCACAAACTTCAAGCTCCAGCAGTTCTTCTTGTAAAGGGCCAACAACCCAGGACCTGGTCAGTACAGTGTCCCCATCTTTGCAACTTGCCATTGAAGGGGTTCAATACATTGCTGATCATCTTAGAGCTGAAGACACTGATTTCTCA GTGAGAGAAGACTGGAAATATGTCGCCATGGTGATAGACAGGATATTCCTCTGGATGTTTGTACTGGTGTGCATTCTGGGAACCGTTGGACTATTCCTTCCACCTTGGTTGGCTGGAATGATCTAG